GCCAGCGCTTGACCGCGGGATAATCGGCCAGATCGATGCCCCGGCGGTCCGGGTTGCGGACCCAGGGGAAGGTCGCGATGTCCGCGATCGAATACTCGTCGCCGGCCAGGTATGGACTCTCGGACAGGCGCTTCTCCAGCACGCGGTGCAGGCGCTTCACCTCATTGCCATAGCGCTCGATGGCATAGGGAATCTTCTCCGGCGCATAGGCCGCGAAGTGGTTGTACTGGCCGAACATCGGCCCCACGCCGCCCATCTGGAACATCAGCCATTGCAGGCAGGCGTAGCGTGCCTCGGGGTTCGCCGGGATCAGTCGGCCCGCCTTCTCGGCGAGGTAGATCAGGATCGCGCCGCTCTCGAAAAGCTGCAGGCGCTGGCCTCCCGGCCCCGCCGGGTCAACAATGGCGGGGATACGATGATTGGGCGTGATGGCCAGGAACTCCGGCCTGAACTGCTCGCCCTTGCCGATATCCACCGGCACGACGCGGTAGGGGAGCCCCAGTTCCTCCAGCGCGATATGCACCTTGTGGCCGTTCGGGGTCGGCCAGCTCCAAACCTCGATAGTCATGCTCCACCTCCATCTGCTCCGAAAGCAGATGGTATCGGCGGCCCCCGCTGCAAGCCGGATCTACCGGCCGGCGATGTCCGAGACGAAGCCGGACATCACCATCCCCAGGACAAGGTCCAACAGGACGAAGCCGGCCGCCCGGGCGCCGCTGATCTGCAGCGCCAGCGCCGTCGCGAACCACTGCAGCCACAGCGCATAGCCCAGCCCGGCCAGTTCCATGCCCTGCACCAGCCAACCCGGCAGGCCAAGGCCGGCCAGCAGGGCCAGCAGAAGGATCACGCCGTACTGCACGAAGCTGGCCCAGTTCCAGGCGGCCAGGAAGCGCGGCCAGAGTGCCCCACGGCCTGCCGCAAGCGCCATGGGCAGCGAGGCCAGGGCATAGCCGGCCCACCCCACCGTGAAGCCGCAAAGCTCCGCCAGCAGGCCACGGCTGGAGAGCGGCACGTCGCTCAGCACGACGCGCAGCAACAGGAAAATGGGCAGGCAGAACACTGCCGCCCAGAAGGAGCGGCCGGCACCCGCGGCCGAAAGCGGCATCAGCATGATGCCTTCCGCCCGGCCGCGCGCCAGCATCAGCGCGCCGCGCAGGCCGGCCCGCAACTCGGCACGTTGCACCGCGCTGGGCAGGGGCGGGATCAGGCGGAAACCTGCGCTGGCAACAGCGCCGAGATAACGGCGGCATAGAGGCGGGCGAGCGAGCGCAGTTCCTCCACCCCCGTCGATTCATCGGCCTTGTGCATGGTGGTGCCCACGGCGCCCAGTTCGGCGACTGGGCAGTAACTGGCTATGAAGCGGGCATCCGAGGTGCCGCCGCCGGTATCCAGCACCGGCTCGATCCCCGCCACCCGCCGGGTCGCCGCCTGCAGGGCCGCGACGAAGTCGCCAGGTTGCGTCAGGAAGGATTCGCCGGAGCAGGAAACATCCAGCTCGTAGCGAGCCCCCTCGCCTTCCAGCACGTCGCGGATGCGCTGCGTCAGGGAAGCACTGCTATGCAGGTC
This genomic window from Roseomonas marmotae contains:
- a CDS encoding glutathione S-transferase family protein; its protein translation is MTIEVWSWPTPNGHKVHIALEELGLPYRVVPVDIGKGEQFRPEFLAITPNHRIPAIVDPAGPGGQRLQLFESGAILIYLAEKAGRLIPANPEARYACLQWLMFQMGGVGPMFGQYNHFAAYAPEKIPYAIERYGNEVKRLHRVLEKRLSESPYLAGDEYSIADIATFPWVRNPDRRGIDLADYPAVKRWHDVIEARPAVQRGVAVLSESQRQGPMSEAEREQLFGKTQFQPR